GCAGTTCATCTTCGCCCCAATCGTCGGAGCACTGTCGGATCGCTTCGGTCGCCGACCGGTGATCCTTTGTTCGCTGTTTGGCCTCGGCGTCGACTTCATCGTCCAGGGCTTGGCGACCAATATCGGTTGGTTGTTTGCCGGACGGATCTTTGCCGGCGTGATGGGAGCCAGCATCTCGACCGCCAACGCTTATATCGCCGATGTTTCGACAGCCGATACGCGGGCGCGTAACTTCGGCTTGGTCGGAGTCGCTTTTGGAATGGGCTTTATCATCGGACCAGCGCTTGGCGGTTTGCTGGGTGCTTTCGATTTGCGGTTACCATTTTTTGTCGCCGCAGGGCTGGCGCTGGTGAACTGGTTGTACGGCTATTTCATTTTGCCCGAATCGCTGCCGCCAGAGCGTCGCAGCAGTTTCACGCTCGCCAAAGCCAATCCGCTGGGGTCGCTGCAACGCCTGCGTCAGTATCCGATCGTCGCGGGGTTAGCCGTTGCGATCGTCTGCACCTCGCTGGCCCAACGCGGCTTGGAAAACGTCTGGGTTCTGTACACCGGATATCGATTCGATTGGAATCAACAGACCAATGGACTCGCCTTGGGGCTGGTCGGATTGATGGCGATGTTGGTGCAGGGAGGACTGGTGCGGCCGACGATCAAGCGGTTTGGTGAACGTCGCACCGTTCTGATCGGCGTGACGATCTCCTTCATCGCATTTCTCGGATACGGATCGGCGACGCAGGGCTGGATGATTCCCTGCATCATCATCTTCGGCGGCTTTGGCGGAGTCAGCGGGCCGGCGATGCAGAGTCTTGTCGCCGGGGCGATCGACCCGTCGGAGCAAGGGAAGGTGCAGGGAGCGCTGACGTCGTTGATCAGTCTGACCAACGTGATCGCACCGACGTTTTTCACCGCCGGATTGTTCAGCTACTTCATCTCCGACGATGCCCCGATCCACTTACCGGGGATTCCTTTCTACGTCGGTGCGGCGCTGATCT
Above is a genomic segment from Rosistilla ulvae containing:
- a CDS encoding TCR/Tet family MFS transporter, which translates into the protein MNKPGQRRQAAISFILITLFIDILGIGIIIPVLPELVKSFVEGSTANASWYVGVIGSVYALMQFIFAPIVGALSDRFGRRPVILCSLFGLGVDFIVQGLATNIGWLFAGRIFAGVMGASISTANAYIADVSTADTRARNFGLVGVAFGMGFIIGPALGGLLGAFDLRLPFFVAAGLALVNWLYGYFILPESLPPERRSSFTLAKANPLGSLQRLRQYPIVAGLAVAIVCTSLAQRGLENVWVLYTGYRFDWNQQTNGLALGLVGLMAMLVQGGLVRPTIKRFGERRTVLIGVTISFIAFLGYGSATQGWMIPCIIIFGGFGGVSGPAMQSLVAGAIDPSEQGKVQGALTSLISLTNVIAPTFFTAGLFSYFISDDAPIHLPGIPFYVGAALIFTALLIIRRVFRRIPETEQVEAGSLAT